The genomic window TATCAAATTTACCCTCGGAGCTTCAATGATACAAACGGTGATGGAATTGGTGACTTAAAGGGTATTATTGAAAAATTAGATTATCTGGAATTTTTGGGTATCGATATGATTTGGCTATGTCCAATTTATCCTTCACCAATGGATGATAATGGCTATGATATCTCTGACTACTATAACATTTCTGAGACTTACGGTTCATTTGCAGACTTTGAGAAACTAACAGAAGAGGCGAAAAATCGTGGGATTAAAATTATGATGGATTTAGTAATCAATCATACGTCGGATGAGCATGCATGGTTTTTAGAATCTAAACAAAGTGTCAATAGTCCTAAGCGTGATTGGTACATTTGGCAAGACCCGAAGGCAGATGGTTCTCCACCAAATAATTGGCGTTCTATTTTTGGTGGTTCAGCTTGGGAATTTGATGAGAGTACCAACCAATATTACCTTCATACATTTTCCAGAAAACAGCCGGATTTAAATTGGGAAAATAAAGAAGTGCGTGACGCTTTACATGAAATGGTGAAATGGTGGATCGAAAGAGGAGTAAGTGGTTTTAGAGTAGATGCAATCACTTTTATCAAAAAAGGTGAGTTGACAGAGGATTTACCAACTTCAGATAGTGATGGCCTATCCAACATATCAAATGCTTGTTTAAATAGAGACGGAATTGAAGTGTTTCTACAAGAATTGAAGAAAAAAACTTTTTCAAACTATGATTTTGTAACAGTTGCTGAAGCACCAGGAGTTAGTCCAGAAAATATGGCAAGTTATATTGGAGAAAAAGGTCATTTTGATATGTTATTTGAATTTAATCATGTTGACCTTGATCTAGGTAAAGAAGGGAAATGGTTTGAACCAAAAAGCTGGAAACTTTTTGATCTAAAAAAAGCGATTAACGACAGTCAGGCCCTTCTGAACAAAACAGGGTGGGGCGCTCTTTATATTGAAAATCACGATCATCCTAGGTCATTGAATAAATATTTAGGTGAACTAGAAGGCTCTGAGCGTCAAAAGGCTGCGAAAATGCTAGCAACAACCTACTTTTTGTTAAAGGGAACTCCTTATATCTTCCAGGGGCAAGAGATTGGGATGACAAATGTTTCATACTCATCGATTGATGAGTATGATGATCTTGCATCGAAAGATCAGTATTTTACAGCTATTGAAGAAGGCTATTCACCTGAAGAAGCACTAAAGGCCATTTGGAGACGCAGTCGTGATAACTCACGTACGCCGATGCAATGGAACGATACAAAAAATGGTGGCTTTACAGAAGGGCAGCCTTGGTTAAAAGTTAATGAGAATTATCCAGAGGTTAACGTGGAGAAAGAGCTCAATGAGAAAACATCAACCCTACATTACTATCGAAAATTAATACAATTACGTAAAAGTAGTGACTATAGTAACGTCCTTATCTATGGTGAATATGAACCAATGTTAGAGGAAAATGAACATATTTTTGCTTACACAAGGAAATACAATGGGAAGAAACTTATTGTCCTTAGCAACTTCTCAAATCAAGAAACGAAACTGGAAAATTCATATGGAAAAGTATTGTTTTCTACTTATGCAGATAACCTAAAGGTAGATTTATTAAGACCTTATGAATCTGTGGTTATAGAAAGTAGCGAAGAGCAATAAGGACAACCTTTCTATGTCATGTGGATTAGGAAGCAAGAGCTAAGTAGAAGTATAG from Anaerobacillus sp. CMMVII includes these protein-coding regions:
- a CDS encoding alpha-glucosidase, translating into MEQKWWQNSVVYQIYPRSFNDTNGDGIGDLKGIIEKLDYLEFLGIDMIWLCPIYPSPMDDNGYDISDYYNISETYGSFADFEKLTEEAKNRGIKIMMDLVINHTSDEHAWFLESKQSVNSPKRDWYIWQDPKADGSPPNNWRSIFGGSAWEFDESTNQYYLHTFSRKQPDLNWENKEVRDALHEMVKWWIERGVSGFRVDAITFIKKGELTEDLPTSDSDGLSNISNACLNRDGIEVFLQELKKKTFSNYDFVTVAEAPGVSPENMASYIGEKGHFDMLFEFNHVDLDLGKEGKWFEPKSWKLFDLKKAINDSQALLNKTGWGALYIENHDHPRSLNKYLGELEGSERQKAAKMLATTYFLLKGTPYIFQGQEIGMTNVSYSSIDEYDDLASKDQYFTAIEEGYSPEEALKAIWRRSRDNSRTPMQWNDTKNGGFTEGQPWLKVNENYPEVNVEKELNEKTSTLHYYRKLIQLRKSSDYSNVLIYGEYEPMLEENEHIFAYTRKYNGKKLIVLSNFSNQETKLENSYGKVLFSTYADNLKVDLLRPYESVVIESSEEQ